A window of Rhododendron vialii isolate Sample 1 chromosome 11a, ASM3025357v1 genomic DNA:
GTGATGCCTCGTTTTGTATGTCTTAAAGGCTCAACAACAATTCCAGAAATATATTTCTGgaattttctttgatttttggtCAAGAAGTTACAAAATAGACCATGATAAAAGAGAAGTCAACTAAAGTGAAATGATGATCAAATGACAGTCAAAATTTGTCGACCCCAAGTCCATGGTCATCCAATGTAAAACCGACGGTGTCATTTTGCCTAGTCATCCAAAGGATACTGGTTGAGTGAAGGGAACGAAGGTCATGCTGGAATTTCACACTTTCGCAATGAATGAGAAGCCAAATGCAGAATTTGTTCGGGACGCTTAACCATCTACCAAAAAATGTCTCGGGGGTTTTTCCCAGAAACGTCGAAGATAGTGCAAATAATGCCTTAGATTGTGAACAAGTGTTCAAGCAGAAGCCAAGAAGTGATGCTCAATCCATCATGCTACATGcagttccaaaaacaaaaaattccaaCATGCTACATGGGATAAATACTACTCCGTAATAGTATGGGCTGAAAGCGCATGCAAAGCAATTTATTCTGAAATAGTAAATCGATGGTTCGATATTCGACTCTGCATCTTTAAGTAGAGTCTGGCGTCTATTCCCCGAGTCTGGGACCTGTAAAGCaacacaactccaattccaggcTACAACCCAGTCACCAAAACTGAGACAACAGATCTACAGTTCTCTATCAAAACTCATCTGCCAACTTGTGTGTGATGCGTTCCGAACAATGATGAAGATGTTTTGTCAACATATTATGTACCACATCTGGATCTACAATCCCTAGTTTAGAGAGTCAAAGGTCACCATAACATATTTTTGTGAAAGTTTACTTCTCTTCAATAAGAGACACCCTAAAATGAATCAAGAACGTGGTTTTATGATGTAAACGAAACCTCTTCATGGAAGTGTAGGACTACTTGAGTCCGAATGACAACCTGCCATTCATTCCCAATACTGAATAGAAAATCTTTACGAAAATTTGCAACGGCAAGGCCAAAATGCCTTGTGAGTTGTTGGGAAAAAAGAATGCATTGAACGCCTTTTCTAAATTTAAACTCCTTTATAAGAGGCCATCAAAACCTGAAAATTCATTTACATCCAATTTCAACCAGACTTTGAACACCAGACAGACGACAATCATTTCCAATGATAATCTAGAAACCCAAAGTAGATGATAATTGCTGTATCAGCTTTcaatgcccaaaaaaaaaaaaaaaccacaattgAGCTCTTGTCAAGGCTTCGACGACGAATCCTTGTGTGCAGCAGTATTTACCTGTTTGGAGAGATAAGCTTCAAAGATTTCAACAACAAGCCGAGGATCCTTGTCCACGAGCTCCGCGTATTCCTCTCGCTTACGTAGCTTATCCATGTTGTCCATGATTAACGACAAAGCTGAATCAGCCAAGTTTTTCGCATTGTGTTGGTGAGCAAAGGCAAAACTGAGTAGTGCATTTTCCCAATTCAACTTTGACACCATGAACTTCTCACAATAGGTCTTGAGGTGTTTCACTTGGTATTTTTCACCCAAGACTAAAAGATCACAGGCCATTTGCTCATCAAGGCACGCTTCGGCGGTGTACAAGAAGTTGACAAAGGCGCGAAGAGCATCGTATGATACATCACTTATCCTGACTGTACCGCTCCGGCTTTCCTCCATCTCATTTTCAAGCATGGCTCTGAAAACTGGGGAACGGCTTGCCTGAGGATAGAGAAAcaaaggaacaaaaaataaaggttTGCATTCAAGTGTTCTAAATGGAAGAAGGGTGCCTAGCACCTAGAGGCCGACTAGCTCCCTAAGCAGCAGACTAGTCAGCGCCTACTGCCTAGGCCAATTTCTAGGCGTTAGACCCCAGCCTAAGCGCCGACTAGTCGGCCGCCCAGTGGCAACTCCAGGAATATATGAATGAGGGGTCATAAAAAGGAAacatttatattaaaaaaaacaatttacaaCTTATTTTCTAAGATAATCTAAAAAAGCAACGTTTATATTAATGGAAcaatttattttccattttcaacaaacCACACATCGAAGGTCAATTAAACTTTTCAATTAATAGCTAAAAGATACTGAAAACATATACTAATACTAATCTACTTGTCAGTgttcacaaaaagaaaatacatagcTTCCATGTACTATTGCATACGAAGAGATTTCATATAACAAAATCATTGCATAATAGCTTCATTGTCAATGAAATGAAAAACTTTCTTTTCAATATACATGGCTATGCAATCATCCCACTGCCGATCTCTCATTCGTTTACACAACTTGGTCTTTACATTTTATGGTCGAAAAAGCTATCTTTATTATGGCTGTCGCTACAGGCAAAAGTAATGCTAACTTCACTGGTTAGTAAACAAGCCGATAGATAGAAACATGCAATCACAGTCTTTCATCAATAACCTATATATACatctacatatacatacatgggGCCAGTTCTAGAGACAATACATTTGACAAAACATTTTTCGGACTCTTATGTTTGTTATATATTTGTTATACGGTAGTTGAACTCTTACAATATCATATCAAAGATAAAATACACCTAATATTTTGTACAAATTAAGCTTCAAAACATTCAAAACAAACCAATAAAGTTTGAAATACAAGTTTGGAGGAAATATTGGGATCAGACAGATAGGGAAACAAAGACGAGAGTTGAGTGGATAGACAGTCAGAAGATTCGACTGAGGGGAAATTTGCAAGATTTTAGCGGTGGATTTCAACTTTTATGGGGAAAATAATCTAGTGTGATGGTACCAAGGTGGGTTAAGACTACATTTTAATGGGTTCATTTGTTgacttatgaaaaaaatcagtaTAATTACAGGTGATTTTTTCTTTCCCATGGGGTCGGGCGATCCCACTGTCTTCAGCGTAGCGTCGCCTCTGCGGCCGCCTAGACCGATTTTTAGAACAGAGTCGTATTCACAATCACAATACAACAGCAAGAAGGCCTGCTTGAGGTTCAAATAAGACAGGCCACAACTTCGAAGTTCCACCGATTTTCTATAACAAAATGTTGCACATCTCTACGGCCTACCCATTCTCTGGCTTCTAGTTTGTTATTTAGCATTTGAGGTGTGGCTTCAGAAAAAGCAAGATAAGTGTCTTTTCACTGAAATGCTATGATTTCCAGAAATACAGGAAGAGCTGAGATCATTGAATCAACAACAGAAAATGGAGTTGAAGAAGAGGGTGTCAGCGATGTCAACTCTTAACAAAATCAACTAGCCACCCTAAACTGTGCAAGGCTTTCAAGAGGATTAAGAACACGAAGAAACCAGTGTTTCAAATTATGCTATACACAAGCTTTACTCTGCAGTAAACACCCATCCATTTCAAAAGTACCAAAGGTCTACAATGCTATAATCGTCTAAGGCAGAATAACCTGATCGTACCATCTATATTCTAAAAGTGCAGACTGATGATTCTCTGGGGGAATACCCGTACTCACTCATCTGCGAATAAGTGTTTCATAGTTTTCTATGTTAACTGCATCTTATTGGAAAGTCAGAAAATCAAATTACAATAGTGTTCCTTGAATCCGAGACTTGCGCCAATGTTTGTGTGCATCGCCCAAAACCTCTTCTTtttggctattttttttttttttttttgggttgacaAGAAACCCCTCAAGAGTCAAGATACTGCCACTTTGGACTCATCCCTCAAGGATAAAAGGTAATTTAGGGTACTGCCAAGGAGAGTTGAACACAAAACCGGAGGCCACATTGAACTGGTGAGCTACCCTAGTAGGTTCAATATCTCCCAAAACCATCTCTGCCATTATATCATAAACGGAAGCATCGAACAACAAGATTTTGACACATGTTCCCCCACAATATTGAACATAATTCACCACCACAAAGATGCAAACACTTTGCAATCCACCAAATGCAGTTTGGAGTGACAAATGGGTAATCACTAGAATGACCTTATGTACCGGGGCCGGACTGGAACTGGGTTGGCCACCTAATCATTCATAACCAGATCAATCAAAAGTAAGCATTGTCTCTCAATTATGCTATCCCCATAAAACTAGCAATTTCGGGTTGACCGCATCATCTATGCATCTCAACTACAGTTAAATCAAGTTCTTGCTGTTAGCTAGGGACTCTTTAGCATAGTTgtcagaatcgtacgattcacgattcgtatcgtacgattcgatacgattcggtgggtaatcgatacgaataggctaccgaatcggaaatagctgagaattgtaagtgaatcggtgatttacgattcgtatcgtacgattcgatacgattcggtgggtaatcgatacgaataagttgccgaatcggaaatagctgagaatcgtaagtgaatcagTGAATCAttcgattcacttaaaattttcgaaattcattttttactcttgttttgcttcttttgttgtttaaaaagggttcaaatatgttttttaaggtctagtattgttaaatgtcatttattgtctatgttatatggatagataataagaaaaatatatttattatgagagtgaatcgaaaatgaggaagataaatggaatataacaaccctatagaccttttaaaggtttgttttgtacttat
This region includes:
- the LOC131307326 gene encoding BTB/POZ domain-containing protein At4g08455 produces the protein MRGGGHRRRPSDEFGSDSDAEENGGGNPTRTMKCVSCREEYASRDAGTCRECYEEASETEEELKREIEDLKAKVAFLRFSSWTPHQHQRPTPPCFTDVVLVASDDDNPVPVPAHKAVLASRSPVFRAMLENEMEESRSGTVRISDVSYDALRAFVNFLYTAEACLDEQMACDLLVLGEKYQVKHLKTYCEKFMVSKLNWENALLSFAFAHQHNAKNLADSALSLIMDNMDKLRKREEYAELVDKDPRLVVEIFEAYLSKQVNTAAHKDSSSKP